The Argentina anserina chromosome 3, drPotAnse1.1, whole genome shotgun sequence genome includes a region encoding these proteins:
- the LOC126785885 gene encoding probable purine permease 10 codes for MGQLEAQEGQLSITVQEDNEANIQPDVLNQPARRRGMDWWLRMSMYTFFVLAGQAIATLLGRQYFDKGGKSNWLATLVQICGFPILLPYYCIPAWNKKPPATNSTIEPKPPSLIALASVYGSLGSLIAADYYLYSIGINYLPVSTFSLISASQLAFNAVFSYFLNKQKFTILIVNCLVILTISSGLLVLQGDNGDASTISKSKYIIGFICTVAASAGYALTLSLTQLAFAKVIKKETSRAIMDMTVYQSVVATTIILVGLFASGDWKGIPHEMKVYKLGKVSYIMNVTWTAINWQLFQVGVVGLIFEASSLFSNSIGAVGLPIVPILAVIFFHEKMNGIKACSLILAIWGFFSYVYQHYLDDRKSKSEKKGASDQVCKDVPLENIRS; via the exons ATGGGACAACTAGAAGCGCAAGAAGGGCAGCTGAGCATCACGG TTCAAGAAGATAATGAAGCAAATATCCAACCAGATGTTCTGAACCAGCCGGCTCGGCGCAGAGGTATGGACTGGTGGCTTAGAATGTCGATGTACACTTTTTTTGTCCTTGCTGGCCAGGCAATTGCAACACTCTTAGGAAGACAGTACTTTGACAAAGGTGGTAAAAGCAACTGGCTTGCTACACTAGTACAAATTTGTGGCTTTCCTATCCTCCTTCCATACTATTGCATTCCAGCATGGAACAAAAAACCTCCAGCCACAAACAGTACAATCGAGCCAAAGCCACCGTCTTTAATAGCCCTTGCATCAGTTTATGGTTCTCTTGGCAGCCTGATAGCAGCAGACTACTACTTGTATTCAATAGGAATAAATTACCTTCCTGTGTCTACATTCTCTCTCATATCTGCATCCCAACTCGCCTTCAATGCAGTTTTCTCCTACTTCCTCAATAAACAGAAATTCACTATCTTAATTGTCAACTGTCTTGTCATCCTGACCATCTCATCCGGCCTCCTAGTTCTTCAAGGCGACAATGGTGATGCAAGTACAATTTCCAAGTCAAAGTACATAATAGGCTTCATCTGCACTGTTGCGGCATCAGCTGGATATGCATTGACACTTTCTCTAACGCAGCTAGCCTTCGCAAAGGTTATAAAAAAAGAGACATCTAGAGCGATCATGGACATGACAGTGTATCAGTCAGTTGTTGCAACCACTATTATCTTGGTGGGACTTTTTGCTAGTGGAGACTGGAAGGGTATACCTCATGAGATGAAGGTGTATAAGTTAGGGAAGGTGTCTTATATTATGAATGTAACATGGACTGCCATTAATTGGCAGCTCTTTCAGGTGGGAGTTGTGGGATTGATATTTGAGGCGTCATCGCTCTTCTCAAATTCTATCGGTGCTGTGGGTTTGCCTATTGTTCCAATTCTAGCTGTGATCTTCTTCCATGAAAAAATGAATGGCATAAAGGCATGCTCCCTGATTTTGGCTATCTGGGGATTTTTTTCATATGTTTATCAGCACTACCTCGATGATCGTAAGTCCAAGAGTGAGAAGAAAGGTGCCAGTGATCAAGTATGTAAAGATGTCCCTCTGGAAAACATTAGAAGTTGA
- the LOC126786508 gene encoding pentatricopeptide repeat-containing protein At3g14730-like yields MKRTTNLLQKPSFSLSFRYPFCSATQPVQPVYDLNNCIASLKACALNKSLTKGKQIHAYILRNGFLWAPHITSLAPQSITSLINMYSKCNRMGHAVSTFYCEFHYHNLFAYNAIIAGFSANGLARNAFEFYNRMRLTGILPDAFTFPCMIKACSGVLEVMKIHSLVVKLGLDLDIYVGSALVNTYLKFLFVKEAQTVFEELPYKDVVLWNAMVNGFAQIGRFDEALIVFRIMGEEGVMPSRFTVTMVLPIFAIMGDFDHGRAMHAFALKMGCDSHREVSNALIDMYGKCKFTEDALEIFDMMIEKDIYSWNSIIAVHEHCYYHEATLQLFSRMLGAGILPDIVTLTIVVPACAHLAVLMYGREIHGFMIKNWIGKGDVQMTNAIMHMYSKCGSMRNALRIFDQMRNKDVASWNIMITGYGMHGNANEALDMFSRMCEAQIEVDEITMVGVLSACSHAGLVSEGRELLRQMSSKYRVTPTIGHYTCVVDMLGRAGHVEEAFELLQNMPVQANPVVWRALLGACRLHRNTDIAKVAAQKLMGLDPVGSGNYVLTSNILVDTGEFEEVTEVRHKMKEHNVQKAPGCSWTELKDGVHAFINGDRAHPKANLIYAQLDSLTARLREHGYVMQL; encoded by the coding sequence ATGAAGAGAACCACCAATTTGCTCCAGAAACCTTCCTTCTCTTTGTCTTTCCGCTACCCTTTTTGTTCTGCTACCCAACCTGTTCAGCCTGTGTATGACCTCAACAACTGCATAGCCTCATTGAAAGCATGTGCTCTCAACAAGAGCCTcacaaaaggaaaacaaatcCACGCCTATATTCTCAGAAATGGCTTCCTTTGGGCTCCTCACATAACCAGCCTCGCTCCTCAGTCCATAACCAGCCTTATCAACATGTACTCCAAGTGCAATCGAATGGGTCACGCTGTTTCTACCTTTTACTGTGAGTTCCATTATCACAATCTGTTTGCTTACAATGCAATCATTGCTGGGTTCTCTGCAAATGGTTTGGCAAGAAATgcatttgaattttataatAGAATGCGGTTGACTGGCATCCTGCCAGATGCGTTTACGTTTCCGTGTATGATCAAGGCTTGTAGTGGCGTGCTGGAGGTTATGAAGATTCATTCCTTGGTGGTTAAACTTGGGTTGGACTTGGATATATATGTTGGTAGTGCTTTGGTgaatacatatttgaaatttcTGTTTGTAAAGGAGGCACAGACAGTGTTTGAGGAGTTGCCTTATAAAGATGTTGTGCTCTGGAATGCAATGGTTAATGGGTTTGCACAGATTGGACGTTTTGATGAGGCTTTGATTGTCTTTAGGATAATGGGTGAGGAAGGGGTGATGCCCAGTAGATTTACAGTAACTATGGTCCTGCCGATCTTCGCCATCATGGGAGATTTTGACCATGGGAGAGCAATGCATGCATTTGCATTGAAAATGGGTTGTGATTCACATCGTGAGGTTTCAAATGCATTAATCGACATGTATGGAAAATGCAAGTTTACAGAAGACGCATTGGAAATTTTTGACATGATGATTGAGAAGGATATATATTCTTGGAACTCAATTATAGCAGTGCATGAACATTGTTATTATCATGAGGCCACTCTCCAGCTGTTCAGCAGAATGTTAGGTGCTGGGATTCTACCCGATATAGTGACCTTAACAATAGTTGTTCCAGCTTGCGCTCATCTAGCAGTGTTGATGTATGGTAGAGAAATTCATGGttttatgattaaaaattGGATAGGAAAGGGGGATGTGCAAATGACCAATGCAATCATGCACATGTACTCTAAATGTGGGAGCATGAGAAATGCTTTGAGGATTTTCGATCAGATGAGAAATAAGGATGTAGCTTCATGGAATATCATGATCACAGGTTATGGCATGCACGGAAATGCTAATGAGGCATTAGATATGTTCTCTCGCATGTGTGAAGCACAGATTGAGGTTGATGAGATAACAATGGTAGGGGTGTTGTCTGCATGCAGCCATGCAGGGTTAGTGAGTGAAGGGCGTGAATTATTGAGACAGATGAGCTCAAAATATAGAGTTACTCCAACCATTGGGCATTATACATGTGTGGTTGACATGCTTGGTCGAGCTGGACATGTAGAGGAGGCATTTGAATTGTTGCAAAACATGCCTGTTCAGGCCAATCCTGTGGTATGGAGGGCATTGTTAGGAGCATGTCGACTTCATAGGAATACGGACATTGCAAAAGTTGCTGCACAGAAGCTTATGGGACTTGACCCAGTGGGTTCTGGTAATTATGTGTTAACGTCCAATATTCTCGTAGATACTGGTGAATTTGAAGAGGTAACAGAAGTTAGACATAAAATGAAGGAACATAATGTCCAGAAGGCACCAGGCTGTAGCTGGACTGAGTTGAAGGATGGGGTGCATGCTTTTATTAACGGTGATAGGGCCCATCCTAAAGCCAACCTTATCTATGCTCAATTAGACTCATTGACAGCCCGACTTCGTGAGCATGGATATGTGATGCAGCTGTAG
- the LOC126786509 gene encoding purine permease 21-like, with protein MGEVEAQELQLSIMAQAEENEGKVAVPNQLSRRRGFDWWLRMSIYTVLVLAGQAIATLLGRQYYEKGGSSNWLATLVQLCGFPILLPVYFIPALNKNCPTTNSTIALESNPPSTLVRASVYASLGALVAADCYLYSVGLSYLPVSTYSLICASQLAFNALFSFFLNSQKFTPYIVNSLVVLTISSSLLVLQGDDDSADSSKVSRPKYIIGFICTLGASAGYALQLSLTQLIFVKVIRKETFKEIINMIVYPSIFSSAIILVGFFASGDWKVIQNEMEAFELGKVSYIMNLAWTAITWALFSIGTVGLVFEASSLFSNAISAVGLPIVPVIAVIFFHDKMDGIKAMSMVLAIWGFISYVYQHYLDDRKSKREKIAANDAPSKAFPLENI; from the exons ATGGGAGAAGTAGAAGCTCAAGAACTGCAGCTTAGCATCATGG CTCAAgcagaagaaaatgaaggaaaAGTAGCTGTGCCTAACCAGCTGTCTCGGCGCAGAGGTTTTGACTGGTGGCTTAGAATGTCGATTTACACAGTCCTTGTCCTCGCTGGCCAGGCAATTGCAACACTCTTGGGAAGACAGTACTATGAGAAAGGTGGAAGTAGCAACTGGCTTGCAACACTAGTACAACTTTGTGGCTTTCCTATCCTCCTTCCAGTTTATTTCATTCCAGCATTAAACAAAAACTGTCCAACTACAAATAGTACTATAGCATTAGAGTCAAACCCACCATCTACATTAGTCCGTGCATCTGTTTATGCTTCTCTTGGAGCGCTTGTAGCAGCAGACTGCTACTTGTATTCAGTAGGACTATCTTACCTTCCTGTATCTACTTACTCCCTCATTTGCGCATCCCAACTCGCTTTCAATGCACTTTTCTCCTTCTTCCTCAACTCGCAGAAGTTCACTCCGTACATTGTCAACTCTCTTGTTGTCCTGACTATCTCATCCAGCCTCCTAGTTCTTCAAGGCGATGACGATTCTGCTGACTCGAGTAAAGTTTCCAGGCCAAAGTACATAATTGGCTTCATCTGCACTCTTGGGGCATCAGCTGGATATGCACTGCAACTTTCTCTAACGCAGCTTATCTTTGTTAAGGTTATAAGAAAAGAGACATTTAAAGAGATCATAAATATGATAGTGTATCCATCTATCTTTTCATCCGCTATTATCTTGGTGGGATTCTTTGCTAGTGGAGACTGGAAGGTTATACAGAATGAGATGGAAGCATTTGAGTTAGGGAAGGTGTCCTATATTATGAATCTAGCATGGACAGCTATAACGTGGGCGCTCTTTTCGATTGGAACGGTGGGGTTAGTATTTGAGGCGTCGTCCCTCTTCTCAAATGCTATAAGTGCTGTGGGTTTGCCTATTGTTCCAGTTATAGCTGTGATCTTCTTCCATGACAAAATGGATGGTATAAAGGCAATGTCCATGGTTTTGGCTATTTGGGGATTCATTTCATATGTTTATCAGCACTACCTTGATGATCGTAAGTCCAAGCGTGAGAAGATAGCTGCCAATGATGCTCCATCAAAAGCTTTCCCACTGGAAAACATTTAA
- the LOC126788409 gene encoding glutaredoxin-like yields MIRREIPEIDMEPVAVPDPEPVIVTDAARAKVKELVSSHPVLIFSERLCPFCVCVKQLFFLRLGVKYKGIELDEESDGKEIQAAVAELTGQQTLPNVFVGGTHIGDCDTTWDFHKEGKLVPLLTEAGVTAKLQELSINEGSQAASAEVASV; encoded by the exons ATGATCAGAAGAGAAATCCCAGAGATTGATATGGAACCCGTCGCCGTCCCCGACCCGGAACCCGTCATCGTTACCGACGCGGCACGCGCCAAGGTCAAGGAGCTCGTCTCGTCCCATCCTGTGCTCATCTtcag CGAGAGGCTTTGCCCCTTCTGCGTGTGCGTGAAGCAGCTCTTCTTTCTGAGATTGGGAGTCAAATACAAGGGCATTGAATTGGACGAAGAGA GTGATGGTAAGGAGATACAGGCGGCGGTTGCTGAGTTGACTGGACAGCAGACTCTGCCCAATGTTTTCGTTGGCGGAACTCACATTGGCGATTGCGACA CAACTTGGGATTTTCACAAGGAAGGTAAACTGGTCCCTCTGCTCACTGAAGCTGGAGTTACTGCCAAATTACAGGAGCTGTCAATAAACGAAGGATCCCAAGCTGCTTCTGCTGAAGTTGCTTCTGTTTGA
- the LOC126788714 gene encoding metalloendoproteinase 3-MMP-like, whose protein sequence is MTPKSDISLFIVTLLLLLLTLFSFLSNASAKEPLSKSSSPFKFIEHLKGCHKGDRVKGINELKKYLHKFGYLNYKNHVHFDTDDFDELLEEAIKTYQLNFHLKATGVLDDKTVSKMMMPRCGMPDIINFSSSMRSTRINRGSIHINSVHYSFPDGNPKWSSAKFNLTYGFLASTPSQAMGPVAKAFATWAKNTHFKFSKAQSGSADLKISFERRAHGDQYPFNGPGGELAHAFYPPDGRLHYDAEESWSAGPKPGTYDLESVALHEIGHLLGLGHSSIEGAAMYPIIPEGQSLSLKGDDLQGIKALYG, encoded by the exons ATGACACCAAAATCTGATATTTCTCTTTTCATAGTCacccttcttctcctcctcctcacccTCTTTTCTTTCCTCTCTAACGCATCGGCAAAAGAACCCCTTAGCAAAAGCTCATCTCCGTTTAAGTTCATTGAGCATCTAAAGGGGTGTCACAAAGGTGACAGGGTGAAGGGAATCAATGAACTCAAGAAGTACCTACACAAGTTTGGTTACTTGAACTACAAGAACCACGTCCATTTTGACACCGATGATTTCGACGAGCTCCTTGAGGAAGCCATCAAGACTTACCAGCTCAATTTCCACCTCAAGGCCACCGGAGTGTTGGACGACAAAACCGTATCAAAGATGATGATGCCTCGTTGTGGTATGCCTGATATCATCAATTTCTCCTCATCCATGCGATCAACCAGGATCAATCGCG GTTCAATTCATATAAACTCTGTTCACTACTCATTTCCAGATGGAAATCCAAAATGGTCTTCCGCTAAGTTCAATCTCACTTATGGTTTTCTCGCTAGCACCCCATCCCAAGCCATGGGTCCTGTGGCAAAGGCTTTCGCAACTTGGGCCAAGAACACTCACTTCAAGTTCAGCAAGGCCCAAAGCGGGAGTGCAGATTTGAAGATTAGTTTTGAGAGGAGAGCTCACGGAGACCAATATCCATTTAATGGGCCTGGTGGAGAACTGGCCCATGCTTTTTACCCGCCGGACGGGAGACTCCACTATGACGCAGAGGAGAGTTGGTCGGCGGGGCCTAAACCAGGTACTTATGACTTGGAGAGTGTCGCTTTACATGAAATAGGGCACCTTCTGGGACTTGGGCATAGCTCAATAGAGGGAGCTGCCATGTACCCAATCATACCCGAGGGACAATCTCTTAGTTTGAAGGGAGACGATCTTCAAGGAATTAAAGCTTTATATGGTTGA
- the LOC126786510 gene encoding uncharacterized protein LOC126786510 — protein sequence MFPLLSFSSIKEEKDFDFSIMACVFTISVVLVNVILILIRLLYVLCRTGKPLNTRGSPGSAPPSLSTLIILGSGGHTAEMLNLLSVLQKDRFYPRFYIAAATDNMSLQKAHLLEETEGKVEGIIGSRFMQIYRSREVGQSYITSVLTTSIAIGHALWLMLRIRPQVILCNGPGTCVPLCVIAFLFKVVGIRWSSVFYIESIARVQRLSLSGLLLYKLRIADQFFVQWPQLQRKYPRAHYLGCLM from the exons ATG TTTCCTCTCTTGTCCTTCTCATCTATCAAGGAAGAAAAGGATTTTGATTTCTCAATCATGGCTTGCGTTTTCACAATTAGTGTGGTACTCGTAAATGTGATTTTGATCTTGATTCGCCTGCTCTATGTTCTGTGCCGAACCGGCAAACCCCTCAACACCAGAGGCTCACCGGGCTCAGCACCACCATCCCTTAGTACACTGATTATATTAGGCTCAGGAGGTCACACTGCAGAGATGCTCAACCTGTTATCGGTGCTGCAAAAGGACAGATTCTACCCCAGGTTCTACATTGCTGCTGCTACTGACAATATGAGTCTTCAGAAAGCTCACTTGTTAGAAGAGACTGAGGGCAAGGTGGAAGGGATTATAGGCTCACGGTTCATGCAGATCTATCGAAGTAGGGAAGTGGGTCAATCTTATATAACCTCTGTTTTGACAACTTCGATTGCTATTGGTCATGCGCTTTGGCTAATGCTAAGAATCAGACCTCAAGTg ATTCTATGCAATGGGCCTGGGACTTGTGTTCCCCTTTGTGTAATTGCATTCTTATTCAAG GTTGTGGGGATTAGATGGTCATCTGTGTTTTACATTGAGAGCATAGCAAGAGTACAAAGGCTTTCCCTAAGTGGCTTGCTTCTTTACAAATTGCGCATAGCTGATCAGTTCTTTGTCCAATGGCCGCAGCTACAGAGAAAATATCCTCGAGCTCACTATCTTGGCTGTCTCATGTAG